Proteins encoded within one genomic window of Bacteroides sedimenti:
- the trxA gene encoding thioredoxin: MALAITDNNFEELLQSGKPLVVDFWATWCGPCKQIGPAIEELATEYEGKVTVGKCDIEENDDLVSKFGIRNVPTVLFIKDGEVVDKQVGAATKAVFQAKIDSLL; the protein is encoded by the coding sequence ATGGCTTTAGCAATCACAGACAATAATTTTGAAGAATTACTTCAAAGCGGAAAACCTTTAGTAGTAGATTTTTGGGCAACATGGTGTGGTCCTTGCAAACAAATCGGACCGGCTATCGAAGAACTGGCTACAGAATACGAAGGTAAAGTAACTGTTGGAAAGTGTGATATCGAAGAGAACGATGACTTGGTTTCTAAATTCGGCATCCGCAACGTACCGACCGTGCTGTTCATCAAAGACGGTGAGGTGGTAGACAAGCAAGTTGGAGCAGCAACAAAGGCTGTATTCCAGGCTAAAATCGATTCATTATTATAA